In the Prochlorococcus marinus str. MIT 9312 genome, CTTATGTTCGCTCCAAATGCTTTTAACATTCTTTCAGTATGATCTCTTGAAGATGCAGGCTCAATAACAGAAGTAGTTCCAGAAGCTTTGAGGCCTGCCAATAATATTGCCGATTTTACTTGAGCGCTTGCTATAGGAGTTCCAATAACACATCCCTTAAGTTTATTTCCATAAATTGAGATTGGAGCTTTATTACCGCTTTCTCTACCAGAAATTATGCCACCCATCAAAGATAATGGTTTGTTCACTCTACCCATTGGCCTCTCATTAAGAGAAGTGTCCCCTGTCAAGATAAAATTTTTACCTTCTTGACCGGCTAGTAATCCCATTAATAACCGCATGGTGGTTCCTGAATTTCCACAATTAAGAATTTCTTTAGGCTCTTTTATTCCATCAAGACCCAAGCCTGAGATAGTAAAAGGCTCATCTTCTTTTATGTCTGGTATGTTTACACCTAATTTCCTAAGACAATCAGCGGTTGAAAGTGGATCTTCAGAATGTAAAAAACCCTCAATAGTCGTTTCACCCTGCGCAATACTTCCTATTATCAAGGCTCTATGAGAAATAGATTTGTCTCCAGGTACTTTTATTTTTCCTTTTAAATTACTTCCACCTTTTATTTTGCGGACATTATTCATTTTCAAATTAATACTTGATAAATTTTTTATTAATACAAATTAGATATATATTATCAATAAGTTTGTTTTTTAAAAAAAAATATTCAAAGTAAGTAACTGTTTTCTATAATAAATGTAGAAAAGGATCTGATCATTAATCTTACTTATTATCACGTTGCAAATGATGTTCCAGATATAAATCCTGATATTGCAGTGGTAATTGATGTTTTAAGAGCCACAACTACAATCTCTTGGGCTTTAAAAAATGGAGCTGACTCAATACAAGTTTTTGCTGATTTAGAGTTGTTGAAAGAATCTGCTAATAAGTGGCATGCTGATGAGAGATTATTGCTTGGAGAGAGAGGCGGCAAGAAAATTGAGGGCTTTGACTTGGGGAATTCTCCTTTATCAGTCACGAATGAGGTTGTTAATGGTAAAAGACTTTTTATGAGTACAACAAATGGGACTAAATCACTCCAAAAAGTTCAACATGTAAAGCATTTATTTGCTATGGGTCTTCCAAATAGGAGGGCAGTTGCCGAAAAAATCATTTCACTAAAAGCTGAGAATATTCTAATACTTGGCAGTGGTTGGGAAGGGTCATACTCACTTGAGGATTCTTTAGCTGCTGGTGCTTTGGCCTCATACTTGGAAACAAATTGTGATTTTGAAGTCAAAATTATAAATGACGAATTGCAGGCTGCTTTGGCCCTCTGGAATTTTTGGAAAAATGATATTTTGAAATGTTTAAAAACAGCAACTCATGGCAAAAGATTGACAAGTATTGGTGATTATGAGGAAGATTTTAA is a window encoding:
- a CDS encoding 2-phosphosulfolactate phosphatase family protein, which gives rise to MNLTYYHVANDVPDINPDIAVVIDVLRATTTISWALKNGADSIQVFADLELLKESANKWHADERLLLGERGGKKIEGFDLGNSPLSVTNEVVNGKRLFMSTTNGTKSLQKVQHVKHLFAMGLPNRRAVAEKIISLKAENILILGSGWEGSYSLEDSLAAGALASYLETNCDFEVKIINDELQAALALWNFWKNDILKCLKTATHGKRLTSIGDYEEDFKCCSELDCLDIVPAQVERGVIRAS